A region from the Algoriphagus machipongonensis genome encodes:
- a CDS encoding Clp protease/crotonase-like domain-containing protein yields the protein MEEQKSTAKDIEKVLKEIGEKIEELVKKGADAGAEVKEDIEEKIKELKENKTTLEKELKKGKDLLEKEFKEKKDEFEPKLKESKGFLKEGLKQFGLALKALFGKK from the coding sequence ATGGAAGAGCAAAAGTCAACTGCCAAAGATATTGAGAAAGTACTCAAAGAAATTGGAGAAAAAATAGAAGAATTGGTGAAGAAGGGTGCCGATGCCGGTGCCGAGGTAAAGGAAGATATTGAGGAAAAGATCAAGGAGCTAAAAGAAAATAAAACCACTTTAGAAAAGGAATTAAAAAAGGGGAAGGATTTACTTGAAAAAGAGTTTAAGGAAAAGAAAGATGAATTCGAGCCCAAACTCAAAGAATCCAAGGGTTTTTTAAAAGAAGGACTCAAACAATTTGGACTTGCCTTGAAAGCACTTTTTGGAAAAAAATAG
- a CDS encoding ABC transporter ATP-binding protein translates to MEPLWRLNKYLYKYKGLILLGIIFTVISNIFVIIPAQLVRLAIDYVVESFSIFRPLQLGGAGEIARGYFLQFVFVFGVLILIMALLRGFFLFLIRQTIIIMSRRVEYDLKNEIYQHYQNLPLSFYRKNSTGDLMARVTEDVSRVRMYLGPAIMYGLNLLILFPLVITYMISVNPELTLYSLLPLPVLSLSIYFVNNLINERSEKIQRSLSSLSTYVQEAFSGIRVIKAFVREDDSARGFKEASEDYKVKSIRLTRVNALFFPLIMALVGVSTIITVYVGGQQVISGQIGYGIIAEFILYVNMLTWPVTSLGWVTSIVQRAAASQTRINEFLDEKNDILSTENLEAEIDGVIQVENLSFVYPDSGIKALDQVSFEIHSGQTLGIIGTTGSGKSTIANLLMRMYDPSSGTIKIDNRLIEKYNLSSLRKQIGYVPQDVFLFSDTIGNNIAFGLDEADREKIEQAAKDADVYQNIVDFPKGFETMLGERGITLSGGQKQRVSIARAIAKEPKILILDDCLSAVDTKTENVILNALKKIMKNRTSIIISHRVSSAKLADHIIVLDDGKIIEQGNHSSLMAEKGVYSELYEKQTQSGESVEE, encoded by the coding sequence GTGGAACCACTCTGGAGACTCAATAAGTATCTATATAAATACAAGGGCTTGATCCTTTTAGGGATAATATTTACGGTAATATCAAACATTTTCGTAATTATTCCTGCTCAACTGGTAAGGCTTGCCATAGATTATGTGGTTGAAAGTTTTTCCATTTTTAGGCCTTTACAACTGGGGGGAGCAGGTGAAATTGCACGTGGATATTTTCTTCAATTTGTCTTTGTATTCGGAGTTTTGATCTTGATCATGGCACTTTTAAGAGGATTTTTCCTCTTTTTGATCAGACAAACGATCATCATCATGTCCAGAAGGGTGGAATATGATTTGAAAAATGAAATTTATCAGCACTATCAAAACCTTCCCCTGAGCTTTTACCGGAAAAACAGTACCGGAGATTTAATGGCGCGTGTGACAGAAGATGTGAGTAGAGTTAGAATGTATTTAGGCCCGGCTATTATGTATGGCTTAAACTTGTTGATTCTATTTCCTTTGGTAATCACATACATGATTTCGGTCAACCCAGAGTTGACACTTTATTCTTTACTTCCTTTACCGGTACTTTCTCTGAGTATTTATTTTGTCAATAACCTGATTAATGAGCGATCTGAAAAAATTCAGAGGAGCTTGTCTTCTTTGAGTACCTATGTTCAAGAAGCATTTTCTGGAATTCGAGTGATCAAAGCTTTTGTAAGAGAAGACGACAGTGCCCGAGGATTTAAGGAAGCAAGCGAAGACTATAAGGTTAAGTCAATTAGACTGACTCGGGTAAATGCCCTGTTTTTCCCATTAATTATGGCATTGGTAGGAGTTTCAACCATCATTACTGTGTATGTAGGAGGTCAGCAAGTGATCAGTGGTCAAATTGGTTATGGTATTATTGCCGAATTCATATTATATGTAAATATGCTAACCTGGCCTGTGACTTCACTCGGATGGGTAACAAGCATCGTACAAAGAGCAGCTGCTTCTCAAACCAGAATTAATGAGTTCTTGGATGAAAAGAATGATATCCTAAGCACAGAGAATTTAGAGGCTGAAATTGATGGAGTCATTCAGGTAGAAAACCTAAGTTTTGTCTACCCTGATTCAGGAATTAAGGCTTTGGATCAAGTGAGTTTTGAGATTCATTCTGGGCAGACTCTTGGGATAATTGGAACTACTGGGTCTGGTAAATCGACCATCGCCAACTTATTGATGAGAATGTATGACCCTAGCAGTGGGACAATCAAGATTGATAATAGGTTGATTGAAAAATACAACCTGTCTAGCTTGAGGAAGCAAATAGGCTATGTGCCTCAGGATGTATTTCTGTTCTCAGATACCATTGGAAATAATATAGCTTTTGGTCTGGATGAAGCCGATCGTGAAAAAATTGAACAAGCAGCAAAAGATGCTGATGTGTATCAAAATATCGTGGATTTCCCAAAAGGATTCGAAACAATGCTTGGAGAGCGGGGAATTACACTTTCGGGAGGACAAAAACAACGGGTTTCTATTGCCAGAGCGATTGCCAAAGAACCTAAAATTCTGATTTTAGATGACTGCTTATCTGCGGTAGATACCAAAACGGAGAATGTGATTTTGAATGCATTGAAAAAAATCATGAAAAACCGTACCTCGATAATTATTTCGCATCGTGTTTCTTCCGCAAAACTAGCTGATCATATTATTGTCTTAGATGACGGTAAAATTATCGAACAAGGGAATCATAGCTCATTGATGGCTGAAAAGGGAGTTTATTCTGAGCTCTATGAAAAGCAGACGCAATCTGGTGAGTCAGTAGAGGAATAG